In one Candidatus Nitronereus thalassa genomic region, the following are encoded:
- a CDS encoding response regulator, with the protein MDEGKLGSVILVVDDCRMTRRLLSMYLREAGYEVLMAENGLEALEQLGRESCAAVITDLNMPQMDGIELTQSLKEHPVYRDLPILMLTTQGEERERKSGLEAGVSVFLTKPISQELLLKELIRVVSSSSQTNPMPIA; encoded by the coding sequence ATGGATGAAGGCAAACTGGGATCAGTAATTTTGGTGGTGGATGACTGCCGAATGACCCGTCGGCTGCTTTCCATGTACCTTCGAGAAGCTGGGTATGAAGTGTTGATGGCGGAAAATGGGTTAGAAGCCCTAGAGCAATTAGGACGGGAATCCTGTGCCGCCGTAATTACGGACTTGAATATGCCGCAAATGGATGGAATTGAGTTAACCCAATCCCTGAAGGAGCACCCGGTGTATCGGGATCTTCCCATACTTATGTTGACCACACAGGGTGAAGAACGTGAACGGAAGAGTGGGTTGGAAGCTGGAGTTTCGGTGTTTTTAACCAAACCGATTTCTCAAGAGTTGCTGCTCAAGGAATTGATCCGAGTCGTGTCATCATCAAGCCAAACGAATCCGATGCCCATCGCCTAA
- a CDS encoding chemotaxis response regulator CheY, translating into MSDLDFSIKVLVVDDMSTMRRIVKNVLKQIGYSNIEEAENGEEGLKKLRAGGFGLVVSDWNMPVMMGIDMLRAIRADPELKSVPVLMVTAEAQKENIIEAVQAGVSNYVVKPFTPDALLEKLQKIFAKKTVNA; encoded by the coding sequence ATGTCAGATTTAGATTTTTCCATCAAGGTTTTAGTGGTTGATGATATGTCCACGATGCGGCGAATCGTCAAAAATGTGCTGAAGCAGATTGGGTATTCGAATATTGAGGAAGCGGAAAATGGAGAAGAGGGGTTGAAGAAACTGAGGGCCGGCGGGTTTGGCCTTGTAGTGTCTGATTGGAATATGCCCGTCATGATGGGGATTGACATGCTTCGTGCCATCCGGGCCGACCCCGAACTCAAAAGCGTTCCGGTGTTGATGGTGACGGCGGAAGCCCAAAAAGAAAATATCATTGAAGCCGTTCAAGCTGGAGTGAGCAACTATGTAGTGAAACCCTTTACCCCGGATGCGTTGCTGGAAAAATTGCAAAAAATATTTGCCAAAAAGACGGTTAACGCCTAG
- a CDS encoding protein-glutamate O-methyltransferase CheR, whose product MTSSLSSETFQTLREFIYQKSGLEFPDSKKYLLESRLQSRLLAVHCQNFEEYYKFLRFDPQREKEIVELFNCVTTNETFFFRDKAQLDCFQQVIVPQVTTARDKVRKLRIWSAGCSSGEEPYTLAMIIMEEFPALANWDVQIVATDLSEKILEAARLGVYGPYSVRNITPPLLQKYFTFSDGVYTVGPALRKFVTFSSLNLFDSLRMRSFRDIDVIFCRNVLIYFDQEARRKIITNFYDSLQASGVLMIGFSESLSGVNRLFHPIPWNKTVMYRKAGTPVAIPTTPSIDTSSRPTGIQVWKDGEAHSGQTPDKPSRLVPVGTGNSISGKVSSPEMKIDTKTLKSEPRGTR is encoded by the coding sequence ATGACCTCTTCGCTATCCTCCGAAACATTCCAGACTTTACGGGAGTTCATCTACCAAAAGAGTGGGCTAGAATTTCCAGACTCTAAAAAATATCTTTTAGAATCTCGATTGCAATCGAGACTCCTGGCTGTTCATTGTCAAAATTTTGAGGAGTACTACAAATTTTTGCGATTTGACCCACAGCGTGAAAAGGAAATTGTAGAATTGTTCAATTGTGTGACCACGAACGAAACCTTCTTTTTTCGAGATAAGGCGCAGTTGGATTGTTTTCAACAGGTGATTGTACCGCAGGTCACCACTGCACGGGATAAAGTGCGCAAGCTTCGCATTTGGAGCGCTGGATGTTCTTCAGGGGAAGAACCATACACCTTGGCTATGATCATCATGGAAGAATTTCCAGCGTTGGCCAATTGGGATGTTCAAATTGTCGCGACGGATTTGAGTGAGAAAATTCTAGAGGCGGCTCGTCTTGGCGTGTACGGTCCGTATTCGGTGCGTAATATTACCCCTCCATTGTTGCAGAAATATTTTACGTTCTCGGATGGCGTGTACACCGTGGGGCCAGCCCTTCGTAAATTTGTCACATTTTCCAGCCTGAATTTGTTTGACTCCCTGCGGATGCGATCGTTTCGAGACATTGACGTCATCTTTTGTCGAAACGTGCTGATTTATTTTGATCAGGAAGCCCGACGAAAAATTATTACGAATTTTTATGACTCACTTCAGGCATCCGGCGTTTTGATGATTGGATTCTCCGAGTCTCTGAGTGGTGTGAACCGATTATTTCATCCCATTCCTTGGAATAAAACTGTGATGTACCGCAAGGCTGGTACACCTGTGGCGATTCCCACGACTCCTTCTATAGACACGAGCTCGAGGCCCACAGGCATTCAGGTGTGGAAGGATGGGGAGGCTCACAGTGGGCAAACACCTGACAAACCTTCTCGGTTGGTTCCGGTAGGAACCGGAAACTCTATTTCTGGGAAGGTTTCTAGCCCCGAAATGAAAATAGATACCAAAACACTAAAGAGTGAACCCCGAGGAACCCGATAA